The following proteins are co-located in the Clostridiales bacterium genome:
- a CDS encoding ABC transporter permease: MVWEHITISLNSVAIAIIIAVPLGILSTRSKTLYRVAKGLFGTLRIVPSLAILVLFIPIMGTGWKPAVVALSILAIPPILMNTALAFHTLPEAVLETALGMGMGKYRTFFTVKLPLAFPLIFTGIRTAVVEVIASATLAAYIGAGGLGSLIFTGLGLMRTDLLIIGGFSVGALSLLSGYLLTLLDRRLTLYKV; the protein is encoded by the coding sequence TTGGTATGGGAACATATTACCATCAGCTTGAATTCCGTTGCCATCGCCATTATCATCGCAGTTCCGCTTGGGATTTTAAGTACGCGGAGCAAAACGCTTTATCGTGTTGCCAAGGGGTTGTTTGGAACGCTGAGAATTGTTCCCAGTCTGGCCATTTTGGTGTTATTTATCCCAATCATGGGCACCGGGTGGAAACCTGCGGTTGTTGCATTATCCATTTTGGCCATTCCTCCCATTCTGATGAATACGGCTCTGGCCTTCCATACCCTTCCCGAGGCCGTGCTGGAAACAGCGCTAGGTATGGGAATGGGAAAATATAGAACCTTTTTTACTGTCAAGCTGCCTCTTGCCTTTCCGCTAATCTTTACAGGAATCAGAACGGCTGTAGTTGAAGTCATAGCCAGCGCAACCCTTGCGGCTTACATTGGAGCAGGCGGCCTTGGAAGCCTTATTTTCACAGGACTCGGGCTGATGAGAACCGACCTGCTTATCATAGGAGGCTTTTCCGTAGGTGCCCTGTCATTACTATCAGGGTATCTGCTAACACTGCTAGATCGAAGGCTTACCTTATATAAAGTATAA
- a CDS encoding glycine/betaine ABC transporter substrate-binding protein encodes MKRTILKALSLILIIALAAGAFAGCGTKVPAEENSGAEDQKPVIKVGTKDFTENLILGELYALALEDNGYQVDRVFNIASSVVHTSLVNGDVDLYPEYTGTGLLAVLKLPLETDPQKVYDTVKKEYESRFDLVWLDYAQANDGQGLVITTEASEKYGIKTISDLQKNADKLRFASQGEFDVRDDGIPALEAKYGKFNWVSSKVYDNSLKYEVLANGEADVAPAYTTEGRLVDERFTLLEDDKYVWPPYNIAPVVSKEVLSASPDIADILNAINAKIDTKTITALNAKVDVDKLEYEDVAKEFYDSIQ; translated from the coding sequence ATGAAACGAACTATTTTAAAGGCATTATCACTTATACTTATCATTGCCCTTGCTGCGGGAGCTTTTGCGGGCTGCGGAACGAAAGTTCCTGCAGAAGAAAATTCCGGCGCAGAAGATCAAAAACCCGTAATCAAAGTCGGAACAAAGGACTTTACCGAGAATTTAATCCTTGGGGAACTGTACGCATTGGCCTTAGAGGATAATGGATATCAGGTGGATCGGGTATTCAACATCGCCAGTTCTGTCGTACATACTTCCCTTGTAAACGGTGATGTGGATCTGTATCCGGAGTATACGGGCACCGGGCTTTTAGCAGTATTGAAACTGCCGCTGGAAACCGATCCACAAAAGGTTTATGACACAGTGAAAAAGGAATATGAAAGCCGGTTTGACCTTGTTTGGCTGGATTATGCCCAGGCAAATGATGGTCAGGGGCTTGTTATTACCACGGAAGCATCAGAAAAATATGGAATCAAAACCATTAGCGATCTCCAGAAAAATGCTGATAAGCTGAGATTTGCATCCCAGGGAGAATTTGATGTGAGAGATGACGGTATCCCAGCTTTGGAAGCGAAATACGGTAAATTCAACTGGGTATCCTCAAAGGTCTATGACAACTCATTAAAATATGAAGTTTTAGCAAACGGAGAAGCGGATGTTGCTCCTGCGTATACAACAGAAGGCAGACTGGTGGATGAACGGTTCACCCTCCTTGAAGATGACAAATATGTTTGGCCGCCCTATAATATCGCTCCTGTTGTGAGCAAGGAAGTACTTTCCGCAAGTCCGGACATTGCTGATATTCTCAATGCCATCAATGCCAAAATTGATACGAAAACCATTACGGCTTTGAACGCGAAAGTAGACGTTGACAAGCTGGAATATGAGGATGTCGCCAAGGAATTTTACGATTCCATTCAATAA
- a CDS encoding 4Fe-4S dicluster domain-containing protein: protein MKELKHNKLELQGNAHKVFIEKFQVPEAAYGVIGRLFTPEEIDFVSRIEAERFQLEEMRAIGVANPEQFAESAYRRGVISLADEAAKVYRISDFYSRLDIFSISEVESYHEIPEQERLRLDEWYFETYYQSLSQDPKQAPTEDEVLPLDEVIAFIDRQNRPVYLNLCDCRSLRGGCGQPVKTCITYKDGINSFAHRGLSEKIDKDQAKKVVMEADKAGLVHTINPNGICNCCGDCCYLFRGQKKRNSIGLWPKSSYLIELDHTKCIGCGKCIRRCSFSVFSFDGGADNLEPISEKTEPIKKQKTLRLDTSACIGCGICVTGCPAAALTLKGR from the coding sequence ATGAAAGAATTGAAACACAACAAGCTAGAGCTTCAAGGAAACGCGCATAAGGTGTTTATCGAGAAATTTCAAGTGCCGGAAGCGGCATATGGTGTAATTGGCAGGCTGTTTACCCCGGAAGAAATTGATTTTGTAAGTCGAATAGAGGCGGAGCGATTTCAACTGGAAGAAATGAGAGCGATTGGCGTTGCTAATCCGGAGCAGTTCGCTGAATCTGCTTATCGGCGCGGTGTGATATCACTGGCGGATGAAGCGGCAAAGGTCTATCGGATATCAGATTTTTACAGCAGACTGGATATCTTCTCCATTAGTGAGGTGGAAAGCTACCATGAAATTCCCGAGCAGGAACGGCTGAGGTTGGACGAATGGTATTTTGAGACCTACTATCAAAGTCTCAGCCAGGACCCAAAGCAGGCTCCGACGGAGGATGAGGTTCTGCCCCTTGATGAGGTGATTGCCTTTATTGACAGGCAGAACCGTCCGGTCTATTTGAATCTGTGCGACTGCAGAAGCTTGCGCGGCGGCTGCGGTCAGCCGGTGAAAACCTGTATTACCTATAAGGACGGGATTAACTCCTTTGCACACCGCGGCTTGTCGGAGAAGATCGATAAGGATCAGGCAAAGAAAGTAGTGATGGAAGCTGACAAAGCAGGGCTCGTTCATACGATAAACCCCAACGGGATCTGCAACTGCTGCGGTGACTGCTGTTATCTCTTTCGAGGACAGAAAAAAAGGAACAGCATCGGTCTCTGGCCGAAAAGCAGCTATCTCATTGAACTGGATCACACAAAATGCATCGGCTGTGGGAAGTGCATCCGAAGGTGCAGCTTTTCGGTTTTCTCGTTTGACGGCGGTGCGGATAACCTAGAGCCAATTTCGGAAAAGACAGAACCGATAAAAAAACAAAAAACTCTTCGGCTGGACACATCAGCCTGCATTGGCTGCGGAATTTGCGTAACGGGCTGCCCCGCTGCTGCGTTGACTTTGAAAGGAAGATAG
- a CDS encoding ABC transporter ATP-binding protein, with the protein MNIAAEFINVNKRFPNATYHALDDVNLQIYEGELITILGTSGCGKTTLLKMVNRIYEPDSGEIQLFGSNIMDRDPVILRRGIGYVIQQIGLFPHMTVYNNMATVPRILGWEKQKIDERINELFMLVNLDANEFKHRYPAQLSGGQQQRIGLARALAADPALMLFDEPFGAIDAINREKLQDELLKIHRASRKTFLFVTHDVTEAFKLGTRVLIMDKGRIKQFDRPEKILERPADDFVAALVRSAEKGFAVLEGGGL; encoded by the coding sequence ATGAACATTGCTGCTGAATTTATAAATGTAAATAAGCGCTTTCCAAATGCGACCTACCATGCTCTGGACGATGTGAACCTTCAGATCTATGAGGGTGAGCTGATTACAATTCTGGGAACATCAGGCTGCGGGAAAACAACACTCCTGAAGATGGTTAACAGGATTTATGAACCGGACAGCGGTGAAATCCAATTATTTGGCAGCAATATCATGGATCGTGACCCGGTGATCCTGCGCAGGGGAATTGGCTATGTGATTCAACAGATTGGGCTGTTTCCCCATATGACGGTTTATAACAACATGGCAACAGTGCCCAGGATTTTGGGCTGGGAGAAACAGAAAATTGATGAGCGAATCAATGAGCTTTTTATGTTGGTCAATCTTGATGCAAATGAATTCAAACACCGCTATCCGGCCCAGCTTTCGGGAGGCCAGCAGCAGCGGATCGGTCTGGCCCGGGCACTTGCAGCAGATCCGGCACTAATGCTCTTTGATGAGCCCTTTGGAGCCATTGACGCCATCAATCGTGAGAAACTTCAGGATGAGCTTCTAAAAATCCATAGGGCATCCAGAAAAACTTTTCTTTTTGTCACCCACGATGTGACCGAGGCATTTAAACTGGGGACGCGGGTTCTCATTATGGATAAAGGTAGAATTAAGCAATTTGATCGGCCGGAAAAGATTCTGGAACGCCCCGCTGATGATTTTGTAGCAGC